In the Natronoglycomyces albus genome, GACAGGCTCCCCAACCTTCCAGCCCTCGGCGGAGTAACACTCGACAACGACAAGGCACAGGCACTTATTCATCCCGACCGTTAAACCGTGATCGGGTAGCCGCCCGGTCCCCGCTCTCGCTAAGCCCCACGAGCACGACCTCGAAGGACCCACCATGGCCAACAAAGTTGACACCGACCTCGAACAGATGCGCAGCGCCGCCGACGAAACCGACCAGGTCCTAGCCGAAATACGTACTGACTCCCAAAGTGTCGATTCGACGCTATTCAACCTCATGCAGACCTTCAAAGGCCAGACCGCCGACGACCTCTCCGCCTTCCGCTTCACCTTCAGCATAGAATCAGCCCTCATCACAGGCCGTCTCAATGACATCGCCATGGCACTACGCCACAACATCCGAAATTACGGAGAAACCGACCAGGCCAACGCCCAAGGCATCACCGGCGCCAGCGGCGGCAGCGGCTCGCTAGCCGAGTCCTTGCGCGGTCCTGATGGGGCGGCCCGGCCCGACGGAAATGGTTTCCTATCGCAAGCTGAGGCCAACAACGAGGCACCGCCTGGCGGTGCCTCACCACAGGAAGTCGCCGACTGGTGGGACAGCCTCTCCGAAGATCAGCAACAACACATCCTGGAGAATAGCCCCGAAAACGTCGCCGATGTCAACGGCGTGCCCGCATCGGCGCGCGACATCGCCAACCGTGCGATTCTGGACGATAAGCTCACTCAGAACGCCATTGACTTGGAGGCGGTCAACCTCGACATTGCACAGCAGGACGAGGGGACCTTCCTCAATCCGAACCGGGAATTGGACGCGCTGATCGTGAAACGGGAGCAGCTGCAAAGCGAACTGGTGCGCATGGATAACTTGAAAAGCGAGATCGCAGAGCCCTACCTGGGCCTCGACCACCTCCTGCTTGGATTTGACGAATCCTCTGAATCGGGACGTCCCATTGTCTTCCTAGGCGATCCCGGCACCTCCGACCATCTGTCGGTTCACGTCACCGGCACGGACTCGAATCTTGATCCCGACAGCTTCAATGAGCTGATGGACCGTACCCGCAATCTGGCGGAAGACGCCATCAATGATAGTGGCGACAGTGTCGCAGTGGCGCTGTGGTTCGACTACGACGCGCCCCAGGGCATATCCAACGCGATCTCAGAACAACCAGCCTCAGAAGGTGCTCCCGGCCTGACCGCGTTCAGCGACGGGATGCGGGCGACCTCAGGATCGGACAGTGTCTCGTACCTGGGACACTCGTACGGAAGTACGATCATCGGCCATGCTGCCGCTTCTAGCGACGGCCTAAACACCGACCGGATTATGCTCATCGGTTCGCCGGGAGCCGGGGCCATACATGCCAGCGAATTCGGAATCGGGGCGGAGAACGTGTATGCCACCACCGCTTCCGGGGACATCATCGGATGGGCAGGCCTGCCTGGCGACAACGACGTCTTGGTTCATGGAACCGACCCGGTCCATGAAAACTTCGGGGCCCACGTCCTCGAGTCAGACAACCGGACAGGCGACGCAAAGAGTAAGGGAAACCACTCCGGATACTACGATCCCGGCAATCAATTCCGCGAAAACTCTTCCAATGTCATCACGGACAACGTGGGCAACTGAAAGTAGCCTCATTGGCCCGCCCGAAGGAGCTAAATGACTGACATCATTCACCCACCAAGGGAATTCGACCAGGAAGCTGCCTATCTGAGGGCCGAGACCGCGATCGGGCAGACCATCGCCGCGCTTCCAGAATTCCCAGGCTTTGCCACCCGAAACTGGCGCACAGCCCCTTGTTCACACGGAAACGAGGCAGAAGACACCGGCTTCGTCCAGGTTGAGGTGCTTTACACTTTCTCGCCCGTTTGGTCGGCCGAACCGCTAGTGCGCCAGACATATCTGTCGTCACTGCGTCAGAACTGGATGCCGCCTGAGTGGGAACTGCACCGTGATGAGGCGGGAGTGAACGGTATCCACTCGCTGGAGGCCATCCGCAAGGACGGAGTGAACCTCTACTATCGAGTGGCAAAGCTTGTAACTCTGCATGGACAGACAGGATGTGTAGAGCGAGCTGACGTGCCTTCGCTGGTCGCACCGCTTGGTGGTGTGGAAACCGAAAACGATTACGCACCCGACCATCTCCGGCGCCTCGCACGGCGAGCAGAGGCAGTTAGCTCAAAGCGCTAAAGGATCGGGCCCGCGCTTCGCGCGGGCCCTTAACACGTCTATTCCGGATCCATCGTTTATACCCGTTTGGCCAGGTATTGCCCTCGAAGGAGTCCTACTCCTCCGGCGGCAACCAGGCCATCTGTACCAACTGTGTGGCTTTGCGAGTGATGAACATGCCGCGGCCGGGCGGGTAGAGTCCAGCCTTAGTCAGCAGGTCGCCCTCTGAGCGAGGCACCGATCCCTGGAAGCCGGGCGTTCCTAGGTTCTTCATTCCGCCTATGAATCCGTCAAACAGCGACTTCGCCGCGCCACCACTACGGCGGGTGACGACGATGTGAAGTCCGATGTCACGTCCCTGCGGAATGAACTCCACCAATGGGGTCAGGGGGTTGTCGAAGCCGGAGGCGACGAGGTCGTAGTCGTCGATGATAATGAACATCTCCGGGCCCGACCACCAGCTACGCTCCCGCAGCTGCTGGGGTGTCACGTTGTCGGGAGGGAGCCGCTCACGCGAGACCTCCGTAACTGCCGACACCACCTCTTTGACGTGGCTCGCTGTCGAGCAGTGTTTTACCAGCTGCCGCGAGTTGACCGCGCCAAGCAGGGAGCGCCGGTAGTCGATGAGGATGAACTTCGCCTCCCGCTCCCCGGTGCGAGCTTGCACCGACGTCACGAGCTGGCGCAGGAAGGAGCTCTTGCCCGTCTCGGTGTCGGAGAACATCATAAAGTGCGGCTCGTTCGCGAAGTCTACATAGACCGGTTCGAGGTCGGCCTCGGCCAACCCCACTGGAATCCGCCACTTGTCCCGCTTGCCTTGGTACTCCTCCACGGGCAGGTCGGCGTATGCCAGTTCGTCGGGCAGCAGCCGCACTTTCGGCGCCGAGGCTTTCTTCCATCCGCCCTTAACCTTGGCGACCACGTCCTTGACCCCTTCAAGGAGGCTCTCAGGATCACTGTCGGAATCCACCCGCGGCAGCGCCGCCAAATACTGCAACTCGTCGGGGGTGACCCCGCGCCCGGGCTGACCGGCATTGACCAGTTTGGCCACTTCCCGTTTGACATAGGAGTCAAATGGATCGCCGACCTTTAGTTCCAGTTTGGAGCCAAAGAGTTCCTTAATCTGGACCTTGATTTCCGGCCATCGGGAGGCGGCTGCCAAGACGTGGATGCCGTAGGCAAGTCCACGCTGGACTATGTGCGCTATGACGGAGTGGACCGGATCGAACTCGTCGCGCAAAACCGACCAGCCGTCAACAACGAGAAAGACGTCTCCATAGGGGTCGTCGGTGACTGTGCCGTCGGCACGCATCTTGCGGTAGGTCGCCATCGAATCGATGCCCAGCTCAGAGAAGCGGCGTTCACGAGCCTCTAGGACGTTGACGACCTCGGCGACCGTACGCCGCACCTGGTCGGCGTCCAGGCGCTGGTAGACGCCGCCGACATGCGGTAGCTCTCGCAGGCTCGACAGGGCACCGCCGCCAAAGTCAAGGCAATAGAACTGAGCTTCCTCAGGCGTGTGGGTAAGGGCGAGGCTGGTGATGATGGTACGCAGCAGAGTGGATTTTCCTGACCGGGAGCCACCTGCGATAGCAAGGTTTCCGGCCGAACCGGTGAAGTCAATCCAATGGACGTCGCGCCGCTGCTCAAACGGCTTGTCCACGATGGCTACCGGGACACGGAGTTTGCCCCACAGTTCGGGCGAGTTGGCCATGTATCCACGCTTGTCGACCACTTCCAACGGCGGGAGAAGCTCGTCCATAGTGGGTGATTCATTGAGCGGGTCGAGCCACACCTGGTGGGCGGGCATTCCCTTGCCCTCCATTTTGCCCACCAGCAGGTCCAGCAAGGTCTCGGTGTCGGCTTCGTCGTCATCAGAGTCGTCCTCTGAGGGCTTGGGTTTGGGTTTGACGAAGTTGGAGGTGTAGGTCATGACCGGGTCGGAGTCGTCCGATTCGAGAACGAGCGGCCCGCTGGATCGCTTATAGGGCCCCGAAACATAGGAGGCCCGGAAGCGTTGCATGTCGTCCCCGGCAAAGGACAGATAGCCGTGACCGGGTTCCGAAGGCAGGTTGAAAGCGTCGGGCACTCCCAGCACGGTGCGAGACTCGGCGGCGGAGAAGGTTCGTAGCCCCACCCGATAGGAAAGGTGGTCTTGCAGGCCTCGCAATTTGGACTCTTCAAGTCGCTGGCTGGCCAGCAAGAGATGCACGCCCAGGGACCGGCCGACTCGTCCGATCTGGCCAAACATCTCGATGAAGTCTGGCTTGGCTTCGAGTAGTTCGGAGAATTCGTCGCAGATGATCAACAGAGTTGGCAAGGGTTCTAGGTCCTTGCCGGAGTTGCGGGCCTTCTCGTAGTCCTTCAGCGAGGCATAGTTGCCCGCTGAGCGCAGCAGCTCTTGGCGGCGGCGGGTCTCT is a window encoding:
- a CDS encoding alpha/beta hydrolase, with protein sequence MANKVDTDLEQMRSAADETDQVLAEIRTDSQSVDSTLFNLMQTFKGQTADDLSAFRFTFSIESALITGRLNDIAMALRHNIRNYGETDQANAQGITGASGGSGSLAESLRGPDGAARPDGNGFLSQAEANNEAPPGGASPQEVADWWDSLSEDQQQHILENSPENVADVNGVPASARDIANRAILDDKLTQNAIDLEAVNLDIAQQDEGTFLNPNRELDALIVKREQLQSELVRMDNLKSEIAEPYLGLDHLLLGFDESSESGRPIVFLGDPGTSDHLSVHVTGTDSNLDPDSFNELMDRTRNLAEDAINDSGDSVAVALWFDYDAPQGISNAISEQPASEGAPGLTAFSDGMRATSGSDSVSYLGHSYGSTIIGHAAASSDGLNTDRIMLIGSPGAGAIHASEFGIGAENVYATTASGDIIGWAGLPGDNDVLVHGTDPVHENFGAHVLESDNRTGDAKSKGNHSGYYDPGNQFRENSSNVITDNVGN
- the eccCa gene encoding type VII secretion protein EccCa encodes the protein MGLRVFKRRPRLSPPALPEGELELQEPPELPDATGKDWSRAVMVIPMMAGVGGMMMMFAFTSTGGDSTRVTLRIIVGAVFMVGMLAMVLMTISRSGKGGSKREQLALRRKYLRTLSRHRQEVRDNATKQHAHMTHTHPDPSSLWTVVSGPRLWERRSGDDDFATVRIGTGEQELATPLKLPASKPVADLEPGCALALRKFVETYGIVKGLPIAVDLRGYSRIYFYGDHEQQKSLARAILAQAATWHTPDDLLIGVVANKRTRIAWEWVKWLPHNLHPDRTDALGAVRLFGNSYSEIDKRAHDLLEPRPRFNPDASPFEGPHFLVITDKAGDSGDSQFTGPGDLQGVTMLTLGDTPPAVLDPGEAVIDLNEDGTLRLTSAELTGHIGNADTLSVPEAETLSRELAPVRLSGGTADTADVDDDSSRATPGFCELLAIGDALRYDPDHAWRKRSERNMLRVPIGVDPSGLPVELDFKEAAQNGMGPHGLLIGATGSGKSEVLRTMTLALAAVHSPEYLNFVLVDFKGGATFTKLDKLPHTSAVITNLSDELVLVDRMKDAIAGETRRRQELLRSAGNYASLKDYEKARNSGKDLEPLPTLLIICDEFSELLEAKPDFIEMFGQIGRVGRSLGVHLLLASQRLEESKLRGLQDHLSYRVGLRTFSAAESRTVLGVPDAFNLPSEPGHGYLSFAGDDMQRFRASYVSGPYKRSSGPLVLESDDSDPVMTYTSNFVKPKPKPSEDDSDDDEADTETLLDLLVGKMEGKGMPAHQVWLDPLNESPTMDELLPPLEVVDKRGYMANSPELWGKLRVPVAIVDKPFEQRRDVHWIDFTGSAGNLAIAGGSRSGKSTLLRTIITSLALTHTPEEAQFYCLDFGGGALSSLRELPHVGGVYQRLDADQVRRTVAEVVNVLEARERRFSELGIDSMATYRKMRADGTVTDDPYGDVFLVVDGWSVLRDEFDPVHSVIAHIVQRGLAYGIHVLAAASRWPEIKVQIKELFGSKLELKVGDPFDSYVKREVAKLVNAGQPGRGVTPDELQYLAALPRVDSDSDPESLLEGVKDVVAKVKGGWKKASAPKVRLLPDELAYADLPVEEYQGKRDKWRIPVGLAEADLEPVYVDFANEPHFMMFSDTETGKSSFLRQLVTSVQARTGEREAKFILIDYRRSLLGAVNSRQLVKHCSTASHVKEVVSAVTEVSRERLPPDNVTPQQLRERSWWSGPEMFIIIDDYDLVASGFDNPLTPLVEFIPQGRDIGLHIVVTRRSGGAAKSLFDGFIGGMKNLGTPGFQGSVPRSEGDLLTKAGLYPPGRGMFITRKATQLVQMAWLPPEE